Below is a window of Clostridia bacterium DNA.
TAGAAACCCCCGCCGCAGCGGCGATGTCGGTTATCGTCACTCTCCTGGCCTGAGACGAGTGCTTGCCCATGGTACGCCCCCAATCAGTTCGTTGTGGCCTTCCTGCTGCTCACATCGGCTGCGTGTTGCGAGAGTATCATGATGAACTGGTTACTGCGGTGCATGGAGCACAGCGATGTGTGCACCACTACGGTTGGCCGATAGTCACGATTCCGGGTCGAATCCCCTCAGGGTCAGCAGGGCGAGCTGGCTTGCCAGTACTATAGTTCCGACCATGCCGAATATCCTGAGAAAGGCCTCCGGGGCATATGCGCCCGCGGTTGCCCCCGAGAAGCGCGACAGAAGAACTCCAGTGCCCCACTGAAAGAGAATTACGCAGGTGAAAGTGAGCATGTTCATGGCTCCGAACAACGCTCCACCACGGCCTCGTGCTGCGACGTCGTTAACGCCAGCCGTAAGATGAGTATAGCATACTCCAGCGCTCACCCCGAGCAATAGGCCAATCATGCCTGTCGCTGCCATGGGCCAGCGCGCCCACATGCCCAACCACAGTGCCGCCCAAAATGAGGCGTAGAAAAGGCTCGACACAGAAATGGCCGACCGGCGCATTGACGATGGCCCAGCCACCTGTGCTCCGATCCAATTCCCGGCCATCACGCCGATGCCGATCATCGTCGCCCAGGCCCTGGCTGAGGCGCCTGACGCCCCGTAGGCGACCTCTGCCCATGTCACTGCCCACAAACCCTGAAGGGACATGAGCGCGCCGAACGAGATTGTCCATATCGCACTCATGGAGCGCAACTGAACTGATTGCACTATCTTCCCAAATGCTTCTGTGAGCTGTGAAAGCAGTCCACCCGAGTTGCCCAGGCGGCCCGAGTCATCCGAGTGGCCCGAGTCATCCGAGTGGCCAGAGCCTCCGGTGTTGCCAGCGCTGCCTGCCCTGCCTCTGCACTGAAGGGTTCGCCCGTATCGAGGATCGTGGCGGCGCATCATGCAGAGGGATGCGCTTAGGGCCACTGTGAGAACGACGAGCGTCAGGAAAACGGGGCGACTCCCCCAGGCGTCGATGGCTGCTCCGAGTGGAGCCACTGAAGCGACGGATCCCAGATTGCCAATGGCATAGGTAAGGCCTGAGAAGAACGCATACCTGTCAGGCGGAAAGCAGTCTGCCTGGTAAACAAGGGCTCCCGAGAGCATGGGAGCTAGACCAAGCCCGAATAGGATTCGGCCCGCCGCGAGCTGTGCAGGGTGGGTCGCGAAAGCGAACATCAGCGCGCCAGCGCCAGCTATAAGCAGTCCCACGGCAACTACTCGCAGTGGCCCGAACCGGTCATTCAGCGCGCCACTCACAGGCTGCATGACGGCGTAGGCATAGAAGTACAGGCTAGATATGAAGCCAGTAAGCGCTGAACTCATGCGCCATTCAAGTGCGAAGTGAGGAAGAACCACGGATGCGGATACTCTGAAGAAGTAAGAAAAGAAATATGCCGAGATCAGCAGGGCAAAGACAACGTAGATCGAGGGCGCAAGTTTGGCGGCGCCCGAATCAGTTGTCCGATCTGCTCCAGTCCTGGGATCGGTTTGCCGCGGATATGTGGCAAGCATTTGCTCAACCATCCTCCAAAAGTACGAATGTGGGATACTACGGTCCAATGATCAGCTCAAAGTATAGTTGGTTTTGCCGCCATGTGCAAGCAATTTTCCCACGACTCATTGACATTAGAACAAGTAACCAGTAGAATCGTAATTGGAGCACTTGGAAAACGTTTGCCGAGGAGGAGGGCGAGACATGTCTAGAACCTTGAGAGGCATACTTAGCGCAGTGCTTGTGGGAATGGTTGGATTAGCATCTGTGGTTTCTGTATCGGCTGCTGACTTCCCAAAGTCGGGCATAACCCTCGTGGTGCCATGGAGCGCGGGAGGAATCACCGATCGCGTGGCGCGGGTGTTCGCGCCGCTGTGGGCAAGGGAGCTTAAGCAGTCTGTCACCATCCTGAACCAGCCGGGCGCGTCGGGGGCCATCGGAACGGATTCCGCCTACGGCCGAGCTGCAGATGGGTACAACGTAATCCTCTCCGCTGAGACGCCTGGCATCTTCCAGACCATGGGCCTGAGCAAGCTCAGTTTTGAGGATTTCGATCCAATCATGATGATGGTCAAGGACACCAAAGTTCTGGTCGTTCCCGCGAAATCGTCCTACCACACAATCGATGACCTTATCCGCGACGTGAAGGCGCGTCCTGGCAAGGTCCGAATGTCCTACTCTGGCCCTGGCGCCAGCGGTCACATTCAGGGGCTTCTTCTGAAGAAGGCAGGCATGGACATCTCGATGACTCCGTTCGGCGGTGGAAGCGAGTCGCTTCTGGCTACCATAGGCGGACAGGTCGACTTCACCTTTGCCAACACCATTACCGTCGTGGATTACGTGAAGAGCGGGCAGCTTCGAGCTCTTGCCGTCCATTCGGATGAGCCCGCGCCGCTGTTTCCCGATGCGCCGCCCATCACCAAGGCTCTTCCATCTCTGAAACCGTACATCCACATCTACTTCCCAAGCTACCTGCTGGTGAAG
It encodes the following:
- a CDS encoding tripartite tricarboxylate transporter substrate binding protein, with amino-acid sequence MSRTLRGILSAVLVGMVGLASVVSVSAADFPKSGITLVVPWSAGGITDRVARVFAPLWARELKQSVTILNQPGASGAIGTDSAYGRAADGYNVILSAETPGIFQTMGLSKLSFEDFDPIMMMVKDTKVLVVPAKSSYHTIDDLIRDVKARPGKVRMSYSGPGASGHIQGLLLKKAGMDISMTPFGGGSESLLATIGGQVDFTFANTITVVDYVKSGQLRALAVHSDEPAPLFPDAPPITKALPSLKPYIHIYFPSYLLVKKGTPAQVKKILTDTALAASRSKEWIEFTDSNDYTRLHSKTQEQIAAYCKDWTSQVSWLLYDAGAAKYSPADFQIPRP
- a CDS encoding MFS transporter yields the protein MLATYPRQTDPRTGADRTTDSGAAKLAPSIYVVFALLISAYFFSYFFRVSASVVLPHFALEWRMSSALTGFISSLYFYAYAVMQPVSGALNDRFGPLRVVAVGLLIAGAGALMFAFATHPAQLAAGRILFGLGLAPMLSGALVYQADCFPPDRYAFFSGLTYAIGNLGSVASVAPLGAAIDAWGSRPVFLTLVVLTVALSASLCMMRRHDPRYGRTLQCRGRAGSAGNTGGSGHSDDSGHSDDSGRLGNSGGLLSQLTEAFGKIVQSVQLRSMSAIWTISFGALMSLQGLWAVTWAEVAYGASGASARAWATMIGIGVMAGNWIGAQVAGPSSMRRSAISVSSLFYASFWAALWLGMWARWPMAATGMIGLLLGVSAGVCYTHLTAGVNDVAARGRGGALFGAMNMLTFTCVILFQWGTGVLLSRFSGATAGAYAPEAFLRIFGMVGTIVLASQLALLTLRGFDPES